The following DNA comes from Haemorhous mexicanus isolate bHaeMex1 chromosome 19, bHaeMex1.pri, whole genome shotgun sequence.
AAATCTTTGGTAGATTTTAGCTGCAGAGACTCTGGAGCTGttctgctgtggcacaggagAAGGTCTGTGTGCACCTGCAGAGAGAAAGTCTTCCAAATGTTCCCTACTGAGCATGTGCTGGCAAAGGCAGGATCTTAGGCCTCTTCCTGTGTAATTTTACAGTATGACAAGTTTTACCTCAAAACTCACGTAAAGAGGCCTTTTGTTCCTCTCCCCAAACAAGCTGATCTCAGGTCTGTAATAGGATTTTAACTGGAGTACATGACCTCGTGCAGAAAGTCTCAAAGCCTTGAGAAAGATAAATGTCGCTACAGTGACGAGGTTGTGGGGGATTATCCACGAGTGCAGCCCAggtgctgcacagagctggggaagacAACACTGTTTGTCAGTGAGGAACTGGGCTGGGTCCAGCAGCCCCACCTGGCTCCACAGCCAGAGAATCTTCCAGTGGCTGGCTCCAGCATACTCAGGCTTTAAAAAATTGCAGCATAAATTTGTATCCCTTCTTCTAACAGCCATCAGAAGCATCAGGAAGGGTTTTCCATCACACCGGGAAATAACAGACGGAAAAGAAACTGGAACCAGTctccagagctggctctgcctgctgtgccccagagtcccagcagtgctgcagatggTTTCCTGGAGAAGGCCAGATGTTGATGGAGACATGAAATAAcatctgcagctctggcagatCCTTCATGGTTGCAAAGCAGGAGATACTGGTCACACTGGAGAAGTTTCCTTACCTGCCCAGTCTGTTAGGGATGACTGTGTATCCCACAGACCTGGTGTCACTGATTGGCACAGGATTTCAAAGCAGCACTCCCTTTCGGAGTGCAGCTCAACGCTAGGCCCACAGTTTGTGGCAGGAACCCATTGTACAAGATATCTGAGCTGAAATACACTTTGAAACCAATGTTTTAATTACCAACTCTGGTGCAAAATGTGAGATTCCTCATTGTGCTGTGGTACCACCAATTCCTGAAGCCCATAGTTAGCTACGGAACCAGACACCAAGAGGTTTAAaatgggatggggatgcagTTTGTAACTGTTTCAGTGGCCTTGTTGGTCATGAATATATAGAATAATGGAAAAGACTTATGCAATCAACAGCCAGAACATTATCACCAGTGCCACAAACAGGAAGAGGCGGGAAAGGAACTGCTCATCCACATATTGAGGAGTCCCtggaacagctggaaaacaggaagtaaaaaaaacaaacaacagttcagctccttccttttctctgagatTGTGTATATTCTGAATATAGAATATTCATACATTGAGAAATATGCAAAGAATCTGCTTGGTGAGAAAGTTGCTACTTCCTAccctcagcctggctggctgcatGGGCAGATCAGAAGGAAGACAAGTATCTTGAAGCAGGACTCCTTAGTTCAGTCCCACTCCCAGGAGATTTTCAGGGGACACTGAACTATAGTTTATAGGGAAGATAATGTGACCCAAGGACAGCACAGGACCATGGCAACGGTGGTGTGATGTGAAGATTGAGTTTGTTCCTCATAATTCCTGTGCCATGTGACATGGTGGAAGATTTGCCAGGTATAACCTTTCACAAAGTAAGTTCAGAAAGCCCTGGGCAGTAGGTGTTCTTGTTCAAAACAGATTCACTTTGTCTACAGTGAAGATGGGGAGGAGGTTCTCTAGGGATTACTTCATTGTTAGAGAGCAAGGTCACCCCTTGGAGTAATCCAACTGGTTTTTGTTAATCAAAACTGTGAAGAAATTTCACTGGAGAGTTACTTCTTGTAGAATACAGATGACTGTCTCagagaaaaatttctgaaaaatgaacAATCTCTGCATTCATAATTTTGTGGTACAGAGCACCAgtttaaatttttccttctcatcttTCAGGAAATGGtcctttcctgctgtttttaaaatctggGTCTCCTTCATACACCCCCAGTGActcctttttattattattagaaaGTCTAGTCCAATTTGTCTCATTTTTCAGAAGTCTGCTGGTGTACCAGAGGAGACATCTGAATTAGAGGAGAATAGTCTCCAGTGCCACTGTTCCTCTGCAGTCATTGGTCTCCTGGGAGGGCTTTCAGCAAATTATATGGAAGTGACAAACTTGCTTCTTTTATGAGTCTGTGTACAAAACATACCAGCCACAGACCCCTTCTCTACAGAGTGTTTTTGCCCTCGTTTTGTGGTTCAATTGAATTGACAACACTGCTTACTGTTCAGAATATTTTGCCATTTAGCAGGTTATTAAATGTTTGTaaaatgtctgtctgtctgtatgGGACAGGAGAAGGACCCGAGGTACCTGGAGGAGGTCGCCCGTCGTTTATGTTGAAGGCTGTTGCAAATATACCAAAGGGAAAAGCCCCAATTCCAAAGGACATCTGGAAGCCACCATCACCAAACCCAAAGCCCTGGAATCCCTGCAGAGAACAAAGAACAGAAGACAAAACAGGTACCAATCACTTAGAGCCTATTTCAGAGTATTTTGTGGAAGTGCAGACATTCCCTCTCACTGGCTTTCCCACAGCTAAAGGAGGGCCGAGCTGTCTGGCAGCTTTCAGTCTGACACACTTTTGTAGATATCCCCTTAGCTCTCCTGGGTTTAAAATGTTCCAGACAGCAGCAAATTCACCAAGCAACCAAAGGtttgagaaaatgaaaactagCAACTGCAGTTCTTGCTTGAGGGCCACAAATTAGGACAGTGTTTCTCAACTGTAACCTTTCTCAACTTAAAATAGAAGGTATCTGCCAATGTatcaaaaccagcagaaataaTTCTATTTAGAATGTCTTAACAATGTATCGTGTGTTAACAGCAGTTAGCCATATAGGAAAAGTACTTAAGAAAATAACCTAAATTGATTTTTGTGATACATGTGCATCAGTTAAATACTCAGTGAAATGATAAGTTGACCGTGGGATGCAtaggaaaaccacaaaaaatttACCACAGGGACTCAAATTAAGGCAGCAAAATGACCTGGGGCAGGAATGGAAGACataaggaaaggaggaaaaaaagaagttacaatGCAATAACACTGACCCTGTGGGATCCAGACTAAAATACCACATCAAGTCAAAAGATAAGTGTTCTGAATTGAGATGaatcctgctctgcagaagcagtGTGCTGTTTGAGAACTGACTGTGTGTGAATCTAGGGGCTTGGGTCATGCCTAACACTGTGGAGAGCCCACAGTTCTGTAATCCAGCTGTCTGTCCTCTCACCTCAGGATTAAAACAGTGATACCAGTTCTGAAAGACCCTCTGGTTTATCACCACCAACAATGGGAGGACAGCTGATTTTACTCATATAATAAAAGCCAAAAGTTTCTTGCTTGAGCCTTGATTTGAGGAGTTGGTCTTTTGACCATACTCTTCTCAAGCATTTTGCCACTAACTCTCAGGGACAGCAAAGCTCTCTGTGGCAGGTACAGGATCTGAAGAGAACAGAACCACTGCCTTCATACCCCATCCCTCTGATTTACAGCATCAGTTGAAAGGTTCAAGTAAGGTACAGGAGCTGATTTAATAAGGCAGCAATGCCCCAGTGAAAGAGAACAGCTGAGCTCCCAATACATTCAATACAGAAATGCACCTTAATCACACCCTGCAGAATTGTTTGCTTGAAGCATGAGAGACAATCCTCTCCAAGGACCCCAGGCTGAGTTACATGGAAATGTGCCACTGTTTCATCAGGTCATGCCTGCTGCCATCATGCTGAAGAACACTGTGGTCTGTCCTACTGCCTCCTCCCACGTCTGCTCCATCTGTGCCAGCTTCTGTTTACATTCACCCTATGTAATTTCCTCAACAAAACCACAGATCCCTCTTCAAATCATGTATCCAACAGATATTGACTTTCTCTTGCTTGTAATGCCATGGTACAGTAACATCCATTGAAAGGAGAGAAGCAGCTGTCAGTGTCAAAAATCTAAATTAATACATAGATTAATTAATGACAGGTAAGTTTTGACAGAAATACACTTGCACAAAGAATTTTCAAAGCAAAGTGCTCCTTGTATTTAAATGTGGAGAACAATCAAGtatgaaaagcttttccagtgACAGCACACTGGGCTGTGTTCATGAAGCATGATCCAAGTGGGGCATCCCAAGTTCTTTGTGATGCTCAAGGCACCACAGGAACAGAGCTCTGCCACACCACAGCTAACCATGATTCATGAAcaagcagctggggaagagccGGGTGTGTAAGCTGCAGGATCCTCATGCACGTTCTCTCACACACATTACATCCTCCAGGATGAACAAATACCACTATCAATAAAAACTAAACCACTCAGGCTTGTTTGATCACTCACCCCTCTGTTCTCTGGTTCAGGCCTCTGTCCTTGGGGTCGTGGTGGAGTTTTCTCTCTGCAGGAAGTTGTGAAATTAGCTCAAGTGCAAGGACATGTGACAACAGTATCTGCAATAGACTGGCTAATAATCAGAACCACCATAAAAGACATTGTCCTGGGGCcatccagcagagctggagcagtgtgAGAGAGCCAACAGCAGCTTTGGACCTTCAGCAGCACCTAACGCTGCACTTCTGAATAACAAACACCCATTGCAAAGGCTAAAAACTGAGGACATGAACATTTAATATAAGCTTCTCTGGTCAGATAATAATCACTGCAACCTGCCACTTGTAACTGATAATTAACACTTGattcaaattaaaatgaattGCCAGTAGAACAAGAAATGTGTGCAAACCCAGGCCCTGAAAAAGCCAGAAATATGTGGCAGAAAGATCTATGTTTTTTGACAAAGTATTTAAAACTGAGAATCCAGCCCTTTAACAGCTTAATCTTAAGACCCTTAACTAAAGTTTCATctttaattttcaaatgaaaatagCTGCATTTAGGTTTCTTACCTGGGGTCCTGTTGCCCAGTGCTACCTCTTCCATAGAGAGGAATAACTTTATCTCGACTGATTCCTGCTTTGCATACAGGACACACTTGTCTGTTTGGCCTGGTCTCTAGCCactaaaagaaaggaaattataaGAAAACTACTAAAATACCACAAAAGTAACTATGCAAACCTCATttgcagccaggcagaaagACTTTAGCAGTTTCTCCCAAAGTTCTGGAGCAAAACATTTTAGTAAGTGCCAAGTACTCCCCAAAGTGGAGTTGGCACTTTGGCTGTTGTTCTGGTGGGAACAACTTGCTGATGTGCACACATTCAGATCTGCACTGGAGTAAAAGGAGAAATAAGGAGTATGAGCAGTCCTGCAAAGGCAAGGGCTAGCACAGACAGCCTTCCTGCCATCCACCTTCTCTATAATGGTAGCACAATGTAAAACACTCTGTATGCAAAGAGAAGTACACTCAGCACTTAAACCTGCAAACTAAACCCTGCAAGCTCCAACAGTAATTGTACCAAAACTGCAATTATGCAGGGCTTAAGAAACTCAGAAGTGGAGGTAAGTGGAACAGAATCTAAGTTTTCTTGTTGCTCAAAGAGCAGATTGCAAGCTGTTGCACATTGAGCTGCACGAGCAGGTTGTGACTGCCCTGGAGAGAAAAGCACATTTGAAAAGAGGGGGATACTCCAGAGAACCAAGGGCTTTATTGAGCAACTGATGAAAgacaaagtaaaagaaaaccTGTCTTACCTGGTGTAAACAAGGCCAACTGTGAGCATTCCCAGGACAATTTgttcacagagcagaaaaagagaggaaaatagaATTAGTTACTGAACTCTATATGACAAATGTGCAGCGTACAGGGATGGTGCAGCTTGGTGACAACAGAATCCTGGAATCCAGCTGGGCCAGTTCTGCAGCCTCCCATTAAAATCATTTTTGCAAACACAGCCCAAGACTGATCTCCACTGGTTTTCTTTCAGGTTACACAATCTAAATTCCTAATGTGGTTCTGTGCATCTCCCACTCCTGGGTCCTCATCCATACCAAAGGCCCAGACAGAGGCTGCATTCATCTTAGGGTTCATTGTACAGATTTTCTCTTCTGATACCATGAAAAGCTATCCCAGAGCCAAGATGCACATGAGCAAGATGTCACTAATGAGACTTTAGGATCTTAGAAATTGAGCTGGAACTTCAGCCacattcacagaatcatggaataacTAAGGCTGGATGGTAGCTCAGGTACCCTCGAGTCCAACCTGATGCTCAGAGCATGGTCAGCTATTGAGATCAGACTCAATTGCTCAGGGCAGAGAAATTCCCATTAAACAGATTAAATTGCTATGGCAAATTAAAAAAGTCAAACAAGCTACAAGATAAAAGTGCTAAACAGCCATCTGCCTTCAAAATGGTCTCAATAACACCATTCAGACAAGACACCTGGTACTTTTAAGGTTCCATTACTCCAAATCCTTTTGTGcattaatttaataattaataatttaatgttattttatCTTAACACTCCCTAAGCCAGTGATTTTCCATCTCCCCAAATAAATCCTGTATTTTCAGATGTTATGTATATTTAGACAGGAGAAAAACACTTTCAGGCTTCTTTTTATTAAAGATTTAGCCCACTGTGTAAAATAAACTCCAACCCCCACACATTTGTCCATGTCAATCCTTAACTTCTTCACATTCAAGAAAGGGTATATTCAAACCAAGTTACCCACATCAGAAATTCTGCACATATATCTGTGCTGTACATTATTTCCAAGTCAAATTAAAGAACTAAAAAGTTCCTAACACAAGTGCAAAGAGAAATTGCCCATGTGTAAAAGCTTATtgcctatatatatatatatatatatttaatggtttcaaaggaaaaaagagcaagtCTGGAGGAGAAACTACAATTTGGCCTACAGAACCCAGATGCATATCCAGGTTTAGGTAGGCAGAGGTCAGAAAGGAATTTAGGTGTAAAGAACATTTCTGTGCTAGGCCAGACAGCACAAATAAAAGAACACACATAAGCAAACAGTATCAATGGGCACTGAACTGTCTGTGTGGGGCTGCTTGTTTGCTTTTACACAATAATCCAGCAGTACAGGCAGCTTAAGACACAGGAAAGCCATTCCCTGGAatacaagcaaagaaaaacagctgAGGAGCAAACCCAAGCTCTCCTAAACCAaacccacagcccctcctctAGAATGACAAACATCCCAGGTTTTTATGGGATCAGACAGATGGAGTTCTGGCTGGtgtgtggggctgcagcacctACCAAAAGAGGTGCCCACACAAGCTGATAACTGCATCCTTGGCAGTGTCTAAACAGATGTTGCATTCAAAAGTGTTGTCCTGGTTAGTGTTGTCCCCAGAACcattactgctgctgctgccactggtCCCTCCAGTACTGGAGCTCTTTGCTGATGCAGAAGCCGTGGGTCCTTTGCTTGCCATCCTCAAGGACTGCCCAAACAAGGTCAAGAAAATTCTCCTCTTGGAATCCTAGCTgtgagaaagggaagaaaaccaaTCAAACCTAAACAATTTTTGGCATCATGAACATTGCATCCTGGCCCCATTCCAAACTGGTAGTGACTTATCTGAGAAGCTCTTGAGTCCTGTTGTTGATGGTTTTAGTTTAATGTAGCCAAGAGGGATCTTTTTTTAGAGACTAAGCTACTTTACAGTCCCAGAGTGTGACCTGGCTGATGTGTGACCTGTATTTTACTGTCACTGATGAGCACCCACAGACAAAACAACCCTCCTGTATTTTGTCATAAATGCCATTTGCTGTAAGGAGAGTGAGCTCCCTTAATCATACCTGCTCTTCCAAAGTTCAACACAACTTATAACAGAGAGCGCAGTCAGAAGCAGAATTTATTCATGAAGTAATTCACAGTTTGAACAGACTGACAATGCAGAGTTTTAAGTTCAATGTTCATTAGTTTGGAATATTAATGACAATAATGGCAAGCAAAGGTAGCTTAGAACTTGAATTCTCTCCTGAGCAGTATATAGGTGCTATCACAGCAGTGTTGAAATGACTATCAAACATTCCTAGTATTTTCAAACTATTAAACATTTCCAATCTAATAGTAAGGTAGTAATGCAGAAGTATCAAAAATTTTACTCAATGTGCTTGAATTTTACTTCCATGCTTGCACCTCTCATTAACATAATCATATTGACCAAAgaacagcatttattttcagtagCAACAACCTCTATAGTGCAATTCCTTGATATGTAAATTCCACAGTACCTAAAAATTTGAGACTCAGCACAAGGCATTTGTACTTCTAGAAATACTTTTACCAGTACAAGATTTGTAATCCAAGAACTAAGAGAGTTTCAGTGGCTACAGAAATTAATTCACTAAAAtacaaatgtttaaaatgtttcacTATGCTTTTCATGAAACGCTAACATCATGTTGAAGCTGCAGGAACAGGAACACTTAGATAAAGCTGTGAGAAACAAACAGGTGATTCAGATTTTCTGAACTTTTTGCAAGTGTACAAACAGTGAAGCACCTGAATTTTTCAGAAGGTAATTTCTTTTCCAACTTACCCCCCAAGCACTAAAGGCTTTCCTCAGTGTTGCCTCTTTgtagcagagctgcagctcaggtgcAGGGCAGCAAACCAAAGCCTCAGGATCTCCAGCTGTTATTGCCAACAGCTTTTTGCCTACAATACAATCCCACTGCAAGTCAGGAAAGCATCACACCCGGGCCTTGTGAAGTATTGCAGCAAAGACTCAGTTACAGCAGGTGAAatctctctctgcagagctttttCACTCCGTTACATCATTTTGCACAGTGTCCCAGAAGGGCAGGTTTGTATTCACAGATGCTGCACTTCAACATACGCTGCTTTCAGTAGTGCTGACTCTGAGCATTTCACACCATGACTCCATTTACACTCAGTTCCTTGtacaaaattaaaatccatGTTAGAGCAAGGCAGATGGAAATGCTGCCAACCTACAAACTGTATGCCAAAGACACTTGGATTTTTCACACATCCTTACAACCAGAATCTTCAGCCTGTCTTGCTCAGTAGTTCAAGTGAAAACTTATCAACTTGGACctttatatattaatataaaagtTGAGAAAACCTCCTTAAAACCAAGGAGTTCAACACACTGTAAGAAATACTGCATCCCTTTACAGAATGGTCAAACAAACATCTTGACAAATAACAGGAGGAAAGGAAGTGTGCAAGAGGCAAAGAAATACATTCTGAGTCCCTAATAtcaatgtggaaaaaaaagtttcgTTTTCCAAATTAAATTCTGTATATTAACACAATGAATCTGAAGGCTTGTCAAAAAGATAAAATCTGTATCTCCACAAAAACTTactgaaaaaacccctcagTTTTACTAACtagaacaaataaataaaatgttatgaAGAAGGATGACAAAGAAATCCAGAGAAATATCAGTAATGATATGGAATAAAGATGGCTGAGACAGAAGAAAGATTAAAATGACATAATGCAACAGGCACTGAATCTCCTTTCCTAGAACAGGTCATTCCTTAATCTCTCCTGGGGATCCTCTCCTAAGTATTTGTTCATTGGCTGATGGGGCGCAGTGACCTGGTAGGACATAACcaatttaaaatatcaaaaccATAGCAAAAGGcaacagtaaaaataataaaagcctTCTCAAACATTTGATTTTGTCCCTGGAATAACCCAGGTTAACATAATTGGTCTgtaacagctgctgctgggctctgtaCATCTGCTCATATACAAAGAAGCAAATGTGGAACAGCTTCCGGTGGCTAAATTTACATTTGATTATCATATATTGTGAGTGTACTCTGAATGCTACAGTACAAATTCAACTGCAAATGGAACTTGTCCTGAGTGCAGAATGAGCTCCAGACTGAACAGTCACTCAAACTTCTTAAACTCTGACACAAAACTctctagaggaaaaaaagctcaACAAACAAGCAAATCACAATAAGCAATAAGCAAATCACAAACTAAAAAAATCAACAACTATCACAACAGGCCAAACCAACCCCATTCTCAATTTGCTTTAGAGTTTGGGAGGAAGACTGTGAGTTCACTGGGAACATGACCTCTGGGGTTAAGTAAACACAATTCAGGGATGCCAGTCAAGGTT
Coding sequences within:
- the RNF185 gene encoding E3 ubiquitin-protein ligase RNF185 — its product is MASKGPTASASAKSSSTGGTSGSSSSNGSGDNTNQDNTFECNICLDTAKDAVISLCGHLFCWPCLHQWLETRPNRQVCPVCKAGISRDKVIPLYGRGSTGQQDPREKTPPRPQGQRPEPENRGGFQGFGFGDGGFQMSFGIGAFPFGIFATAFNINDGRPPPAVPGTPQYVDEQFLSRLFLFVALVIMFWLLIA